From the Caballeronia sp. NK8 genome, one window contains:
- the puuE gene encoding allantoinase PuuE, with the protein MSLDPNYPRDLIGYGRHPVQANWPGRARVAVQFVLNYEEGGENCVLHGDPGSEQFLSEIVGAAAYPSRHMSMESIYEYGSRAGVWRILREFEKRGMPLTIFGVGMAIERHPELAKAFVELGHEIACHGYRWIHYQDMSPEREAEHMRLGMEAIERVTGVRPLGWYTGRDSPNTHRLVAEHGGFLYDSDNYGDDLPFWTEVEVTGGEKKPHLIVPYTLDTNDMRFATPQGFNTGEHFFTYLKDAFDVLYEEGDEAPKMLSIGMHCRLLGRPGRFRGLQKFLDHIEKHDRVWVTRRVDIARHWREQHPFEKANNGTAA; encoded by the coding sequence ATGTCACTCGATCCGAACTATCCACGCGACCTGATCGGCTACGGCCGCCATCCGGTGCAGGCGAACTGGCCGGGACGCGCCCGCGTCGCCGTGCAATTCGTGCTCAATTACGAAGAAGGCGGCGAGAACTGCGTGCTGCACGGCGATCCGGGCTCGGAGCAGTTCCTGTCGGAAATCGTGGGCGCGGCGGCGTATCCGTCGCGTCACATGAGCATGGAATCGATCTACGAATACGGTTCGCGCGCGGGCGTGTGGCGCATTCTGCGCGAGTTCGAGAAGCGCGGCATGCCGCTCACGATCTTCGGCGTCGGCATGGCGATCGAGCGGCATCCGGAACTGGCGAAGGCGTTCGTCGAGCTGGGGCATGAGATCGCGTGTCACGGCTATCGCTGGATTCACTATCAGGACATGTCGCCGGAGCGCGAGGCGGAGCACATGCGCCTCGGCATGGAAGCGATCGAGCGCGTGACGGGCGTGCGCCCGCTCGGCTGGTACACCGGGCGCGACAGTCCGAATACGCATCGACTGGTCGCGGAGCACGGCGGGTTTCTCTACGACTCGGACAACTATGGCGACGACCTGCCGTTCTGGACCGAAGTCGAAGTGACGGGCGGCGAAAAGAAGCCGCACCTGATCGTGCCGTACACGCTCGACACCAACGACATGCGCTTCGCGACGCCGCAGGGGTTCAACACCGGCGAGCACTTCTTCACGTATCTGAAGGACGCGTTCGACGTGCTCTACGAAGAGGGCGACGAAGCGCCCAAGATGCTGTCCATCGGCATGCACTGCCGCCTGCTCGGACGTCCCGGGCGTTTCCGCGGCCTGCAGAAATTCCTCGATCACATCGAGAAGCACGATCGCGTGTGGGTCACGCGGCGTGTGGACATCGCGCGTCACTGGCGCGAGCAACATCCTTTCGAAAAAGCTAACAACGGGACGGCGGCATGA
- a CDS encoding GntR family transcriptional regulator gives MSDTTRSAAPNAAVAAPNGANAESIAENIRAAILEHRLAPGAKLTEAQLCEVFAVKRGTVRQALAQLSNERLVDLEPNRGAFVASPSLQEVHEVFEMRRIIELAVVERIAQGHGTRRLKSISATIGKERRAFESHDFSSWIRLSGEFHTELAALTGNTVLCECLSGLVARSTLISALYESLGKSSCSFEDHEEILAALDTGDATKAAGLMAQHLRDVELKMLERPARGAVDLKEVFARPSERERTLDT, from the coding sequence ATGTCCGACACCACGCGTAGTGCTGCCCCGAATGCCGCAGTTGCCGCTCCGAACGGAGCGAATGCCGAGTCGATCGCCGAAAACATCCGCGCCGCGATCCTCGAGCATCGGCTCGCACCGGGCGCAAAGCTGACCGAAGCGCAGTTATGCGAGGTGTTCGCCGTCAAGCGCGGCACCGTCCGTCAGGCGCTCGCGCAACTGTCGAACGAACGGCTCGTCGATCTGGAGCCGAATCGCGGCGCGTTTGTCGCGAGTCCGTCGCTGCAGGAAGTGCACGAGGTGTTCGAGATGCGCCGCATCATCGAACTGGCGGTGGTGGAGCGGATCGCACAGGGGCACGGCACGCGCCGGCTGAAGTCGATCAGCGCGACCATCGGCAAGGAGCGCCGCGCGTTCGAAAGCCACGATTTTTCTTCGTGGATCCGGCTCTCCGGCGAGTTTCACACCGAGCTCGCGGCGCTCACCGGCAACACGGTGCTGTGCGAATGCCTGTCGGGACTCGTCGCGCGTTCGACGCTGATTTCGGCGCTGTATGAATCGCTCGGCAAGAGTTCATGCTCGTTCGAGGATCACGAAGAGATTCTCGCCGCGCTCGACACCGGCGACGCAACGAAAGCCGCCGGTCTGATGGCGCAGCATCTGCGCGATGTCGAACTGAAGATGCTGGAGCGGCCCGCGCGTGGCGCGGTCGATCTGAAGGAAGTATTCGCAAGACCCTCCGAGCGCGAACGGACGCTCGACACGTAG
- the tadA gene encoding tRNA adenosine(34) deaminase TadA, whose product MPDAPDPAPIASIDDHSNERDRRFMALAQRAADEARRAGEVPVGAVIVLGNDVIATGFNHPIRGHDPSAHAEMAALRAAAQKLENYRLPGCELYVTLEPCLMCAGAIMHARISRVVYGATDPKTGACGSVVDMFANTQLNHHTTVTGGVLADECGHALKNFFAERRRLAREERDARRAREAR is encoded by the coding sequence ATGCCGGACGCGCCCGATCCCGCGCCCATCGCCTCCATCGACGATCATTCGAACGAACGCGATCGCCGCTTCATGGCGCTCGCGCAACGCGCCGCCGACGAAGCTCGTCGCGCGGGCGAAGTGCCCGTGGGCGCGGTGATCGTGCTCGGCAATGATGTCATCGCCACCGGTTTCAATCATCCGATTCGCGGACACGATCCGTCCGCGCATGCCGAAATGGCCGCGCTGCGCGCCGCCGCCCAGAAGCTGGAAAACTATCGACTGCCGGGCTGCGAACTCTATGTCACGCTGGAGCCGTGCCTGATGTGCGCAGGCGCGATCATGCACGCGCGCATCTCGCGCGTCGTCTACGGCGCGACGGACCCGAAGACGGGCGCGTGCGGCAGTGTCGTCGACATGTTCGCGAATACGCAGCTCAATCATCACACCACTGTGACAGGCGGCGTGCTCGCCGACGAATGCGGACACGCGCTCAAGAATTTCTTCGCGGAACGCCGCCGCCTGGCGCGCGAAGAACGCGATGCGCGCCGCGCGCGAGAAGCCCGATAA
- the ldcA gene encoding muramoyltetrapeptide carboxypeptidase — MVKSRTIDLVAPSGYPHDPAAVERGVGRLRREGHRLENVEATRRRFQRFGGTDAERAADLNRLADPSRRLPDIVLAVRGGYGASRILHGLDYVGLRRLSDQPVAIVGHSDFTAIQCALFAHAGVKSFGGPMFAGDFGAEQVSAFTMQHFWNAISHSSFTVTSNTPQRQTVNATGMLWGGNLAILASLVGTPYLPPVEGGILYLEDVNEHPFRIERMIYQLHQSGMLGRQQAIVMGEFSGGRLSEYDNGYSLDAMIEQVRAVTGIPVVTGLQFGHIENLLTLPFGATAHLVATERGFTLKLSDYPHLA; from the coding sequence ATCGTGAAATCACGCACCATTGATCTCGTCGCGCCTTCGGGCTATCCGCACGATCCGGCGGCAGTGGAACGCGGCGTCGGGCGATTGCGCAGGGAAGGGCATCGGCTCGAAAACGTCGAAGCGACGCGCCGGCGCTTTCAGCGCTTCGGCGGCACCGATGCCGAGCGCGCAGCCGATCTCAATCGCCTCGCCGATCCGTCGCGCCGGTTGCCTGACATCGTACTGGCGGTGCGCGGCGGTTACGGCGCGTCGCGCATTCTGCACGGGCTCGATTATGTCGGTTTGCGCAGGCTTTCCGATCAGCCGGTGGCGATCGTCGGGCACAGCGATTTCACGGCGATCCAGTGCGCGCTGTTCGCGCATGCCGGCGTGAAAAGCTTCGGCGGACCGATGTTCGCGGGTGATTTCGGCGCGGAACAGGTGAGCGCGTTCACGATGCAGCATTTCTGGAACGCGATCTCCCATTCGAGCTTCACGGTGACGAGCAACACGCCGCAGCGCCAGACCGTGAACGCGACCGGCATGCTGTGGGGCGGCAACCTCGCGATTCTGGCGTCGCTCGTCGGCACGCCGTATCTGCCCCCGGTCGAAGGCGGAATTCTCTACCTCGAAGATGTGAACGAGCATCCGTTTCGCATCGAGCGGATGATCTATCAGTTGCATCAGTCCGGCATGCTCGGCCGTCAGCAGGCGATCGTGATGGGCGAGTTTTCCGGCGGCAGGCTCTCTGAGTACGACAACGGCTACTCGCTCGACGCGATGATCGAGCAGGTCAGAGCCGTGACCGGCATTCCGGTGGTGACCGGGTTGCAGTTCGGGCACATCGAAAATCTTCTGACGCTGCCTTTCGGTGCAACGGCGCATCTCGTCGCGACGGAGCGGGGTTTTACGCTGAAACTCTCCGACTACCCGCATCTGGCTTGA
- a CDS encoding DnaJ family domain-containing protein, translating to MKLLDALVEQRINEAATRGEFNNLPGAGAPLNFDDDVLVPEEVRVANRILKNAGFIPPAVEQLRALRGLQEEFDKVTDPAARCQLQARMLALDMALESLRGGGCVPHEYRRRIAERLSERAQSRVALEAEAK from the coding sequence ATGAAATTGCTAGATGCTTTGGTCGAACAGCGGATCAACGAAGCCGCTACGCGTGGCGAGTTCAACAACCTGCCGGGCGCGGGCGCTCCGCTCAACTTCGACGACGACGTCCTCGTGCCCGAGGAAGTGCGTGTCGCCAATCGAATCCTCAAGAACGCGGGCTTCATCCCGCCTGCCGTCGAACAGCTTCGCGCGCTGCGCGGGCTTCAGGAAGAGTTCGACAAGGTGACGGACCCCGCTGCCCGTTGCCAGTTGCAAGCGCGGATGCTCGCGCTCGACATGGCGCTCGAATCGCTGCGTGGCGGCGGCTGCGTGCCGCATGAGTATCGCCGGCGCATCGCCGAACGGCTCTCCGAGCGCGCGCAGTCGCGCGTGGCGCTGGAAGCTGAAGCCAAGTGA
- a CDS encoding ABC transporter permease — translation MSTVTLIERMRAASSRRGGVRIALALARWIAMLAITFTGLLAITFFIGRKIPIDPVLAILGDRASASAYAAARLRLGLDKPLIDQFLIYARDVLHGNLGISLLTANPVIDDIKRVFPATLELATLSTFIGVAIGVPLGVAAAVKHNRIVDHVARVIGLAGSSVPVFWLALMGLLLFYARLHWVSGPGRIDPVYDGMVDTHTGSLLIDSIMAGEWDVFKNAFSHIALPAGVLAFYSIAYLSRMTRSFMLEQLSQEYVTTARAKGLPERRVIWRHAFGNIAVPLLTVIALAYSYLLEGSVLTEIVFAWPGIGSYLTGALLNADMNAVLGSTLVIGATFIALNLLTDALYRVFDPRSR, via the coding sequence GTGAGCACGGTCACGCTGATCGAGCGCATGCGCGCCGCGAGTTCGCGGCGCGGCGGCGTACGCATCGCGCTCGCGCTGGCGCGCTGGATCGCGATGCTCGCCATCACGTTCACGGGCCTGCTCGCGATCACGTTCTTCATCGGCCGCAAGATACCGATCGATCCCGTGCTCGCGATTCTCGGCGACCGCGCATCCGCGAGCGCGTATGCGGCCGCACGCCTGCGGCTCGGGCTCGACAAGCCGCTCATCGATCAATTCCTGATCTACGCGCGCGACGTGTTGCACGGCAACCTCGGCATCTCGCTGCTGACGGCCAACCCGGTCATCGACGACATCAAACGCGTCTTTCCCGCGACGCTCGAACTCGCGACGCTGTCGACCTTCATCGGCGTCGCGATCGGCGTGCCGCTCGGCGTGGCCGCGGCGGTGAAGCACAACCGCATCGTCGATCACGTGGCGCGCGTGATCGGACTCGCGGGCAGTTCGGTGCCGGTGTTCTGGCTCGCGCTCATGGGCCTCTTGCTCTTCTATGCGCGGCTGCACTGGGTGTCGGGACCGGGACGCATCGATCCGGTCTACGACGGCATGGTCGATACACACACGGGCAGCCTGCTCATCGATTCGATCATGGCCGGCGAATGGGATGTGTTCAAAAACGCGTTCTCGCATATCGCGCTGCCGGCGGGCGTGCTCGCGTTCTATTCGATCGCGTATCTGTCGCGCATGACGCGCTCGTTCATGCTCGAACAACTGAGCCAGGAATACGTGACGACCGCGCGCGCGAAAGGCCTGCCCGAGCGCCGCGTGATCTGGCGGCACGCGTTCGGAAACATCGCGGTGCCGCTCCTGACGGTGATCGCGCTCGCCTACAGCTATCTGCTCGAAGGCTCGGTGCTCACCGAGATCGTGTTCGCGTGGCCGGGCATCGGCTCGTATCTGACGGGCGCGCTGCTCAACGCCGACATGAACGCCGTGCTCGGCAGCACACTCGTGATCGGCGCGACGTTCATCGCGCTCAATCTGCTGACCGATGCGCTTTATCGCGTGTTCGATCCCCGCTCGCGCTGA
- the uraD gene encoding 2-oxo-4-hydroxy-4-carboxy-5-ureidoimidazoline decarboxylase, which produces MKAMQYTLDQLNTMPADTFVTVLAGIFEHSPWVPEAAAQQRPFKDIDALHASMSHIVETAGDDRQLALINAHPELAGKAAVRGELTAESTREQSGAGLDLCTQEEFDRLQSLNQQYRDKFGFPFILAVRGYDRHGIIANFEKRVNHDRAEELRTSLDQIYRIARFRLNDLIQA; this is translated from the coding sequence ATGAAGGCGATGCAATACACACTCGACCAACTCAACACCATGCCCGCCGACACGTTCGTGACGGTGCTCGCGGGCATTTTCGAGCACTCGCCGTGGGTGCCGGAAGCCGCGGCGCAACAGCGCCCCTTCAAGGACATCGACGCGCTGCATGCGTCGATGTCGCATATCGTCGAAACCGCCGGCGATGACAGACAGCTCGCGCTCATCAACGCCCACCCGGAACTCGCGGGCAAGGCGGCGGTGCGCGGCGAACTGACGGCCGAATCGACGCGCGAGCAGAGCGGCGCGGGCCTCGATCTGTGCACGCAGGAAGAGTTCGACAGGCTGCAATCGCTCAACCAGCAATATCGCGACAAATTCGGCTTTCCCTTCATTCTCGCCGTGCGTGGCTATGACCGGCACGGCATCATCGCGAACTTCGAAAAGCGCGTGAATCACGACCGCGCCGAGGAGCTTCGCACGAGTCTCGATCAGATTTACCGGATCGCGCGCTTCAGGTTGAACGACCTGATCCAGGCCTGA
- the nikC gene encoding nickel transporter permease: MKPVRTGLRTWLLTETPASPRQAALGRAYRRWRRFSSNPLSMVGLAILLLLIVVAAVGPLLVTQDPLQQVLAERLTPPGAAHWFGTDQLGRDILSRLVHGSRLTLAIAMLVVVLVVPVGLLIGTVAGYCGGIVDTVLMRLTDVALAFPKIVLALAFAAALGPGVLNAVIALSITAWPPYARLARAESLRLAQSDYIHAARLQGASHPRILLRYIVPLCSSSVIVRATLDMAGIILAVAGLGFLGLGAQPPSPEWGYMVAAGRNVLLDAWWVATIPGLAILAVSLAFNLLGDGLRDVFDPRHGG, encoded by the coding sequence ATGAAACCGGTGCGAACGGGCTTGCGCACGTGGCTTCTCACCGAGACGCCCGCGTCGCCGCGTCAGGCCGCGCTCGGCCGCGCGTATCGGCGCTGGCGGCGGTTCTCGTCGAATCCGCTGAGCATGGTCGGGCTCGCGATCCTGCTGCTGCTCATCGTGGTCGCGGCCGTCGGGCCGCTGCTCGTCACGCAGGATCCATTGCAGCAAGTGCTCGCCGAACGTCTCACGCCGCCCGGCGCGGCGCACTGGTTCGGCACCGATCAACTCGGCCGCGACATCCTTTCGCGGCTCGTGCACGGCTCGCGCCTCACGCTGGCGATCGCGATGCTCGTCGTCGTGCTCGTCGTGCCGGTCGGGCTTCTGATCGGCACGGTGGCGGGCTATTGCGGCGGCATCGTCGATACGGTGCTAATGCGGCTCACCGATGTCGCGCTGGCGTTCCCGAAGATCGTGCTCGCGCTCGCATTCGCCGCCGCGCTCGGGCCGGGCGTGCTCAATGCGGTGATCGCGCTGTCGATCACCGCGTGGCCGCCGTATGCCCGTCTCGCGCGCGCGGAATCGCTGCGGCTCGCGCAGTCGGACTACATTCACGCGGCGCGTCTGCAAGGCGCGTCGCATCCGCGCATTCTGCTGCGCTATATCGTGCCGCTGTGCTCGTCGTCGGTGATCGTGCGCGCGACGCTCGACATGGCGGGCATCATTCTCGCCGTCGCCGGTCTCGGTTTTCTCGGGCTGGGCGCGCAGCCGCCGAGCCCGGAATGGGGCTACATGGTCGCGGCGGGCCGCAACGTGCTGCTCGATGCCTGGTGGGTCGCGACGATCCCCGGCCTCGCGATCCTCGCGGTGAGCCTCGCGTTCAACCTGCTCGGCGACGGTCTGCGCGACGTCTTCGATCCGCGTCATGGAGGCTGA
- a CDS encoding ABC transporter ATP-binding protein translates to MIDIERALIRFKTKTGHVDAVRDVSLRVEEGEVFGLVGESGSGKSTLLRALAGLTPLAGGSIRIGSQPARRDVQMVFQDPYGALHPRFTVDKTLREPLAINGIGDEDARILDALAEVGLGPAFRFRYPHQLSGGQRQRVSIARALIVGPRVLLLDEPTSALDVSVQAEILNLLRRLHRERKLTMILVSHNLAVIGFLCQRVAVMRNGEIVEELGVDAVRSRDVSHEYTRRLLLATEGYTRGGGALERMPGG, encoded by the coding sequence ATGATCGACATCGAGCGCGCGCTGATTCGCTTCAAGACGAAGACCGGCCACGTCGACGCCGTGCGCGACGTTTCCCTGCGCGTGGAGGAGGGCGAGGTGTTCGGGCTCGTCGGCGAATCGGGCAGCGGCAAGTCGACGCTTCTGCGCGCGCTCGCCGGGCTGACGCCGCTTGCGGGCGGCAGCATACGCATCGGTTCTCAACCCGCGAGGCGCGACGTGCAGATGGTGTTTCAGGACCCGTATGGCGCGCTGCATCCGCGCTTTACCGTCGACAAGACCTTGCGCGAACCGCTCGCGATCAACGGCATCGGCGACGAAGACGCGCGCATCCTCGATGCGCTCGCCGAAGTCGGGCTCGGGCCGGCGTTCCGCTTTCGCTATCCGCATCAGTTGTCGGGCGGGCAGCGGCAGCGCGTGTCGATCGCGCGGGCGCTGATCGTCGGGCCGCGCGTGCTGCTGCTCGATGAGCCGACTTCCGCGCTCGATGTCTCGGTGCAGGCCGAGATTCTGAATCTGCTGCGCCGTTTGCATCGCGAGCGCAAGCTGACGATGATCCTCGTAAGTCATAACCTCGCGGTGATCGGCTTTTTGTGTCAGCGCGTCGCGGTGATGCGCAATGGCGAGATCGTCGAGGAACTGGGTGTGGACGCGGTGCGCTCGCGCGACGTTTCCCATGAGTACACGCGGCGGCTTCTGCTTGCGACCGAAGGCTATACGCGCGGCGGCGGGGCGTTGGAGCGCATGCCGGGCGGTTAG
- a CDS encoding ABC transporter ATP-binding protein produces the protein MSTPLAQIEGLEVSFAGHDGTLMPAVRGVSLTVRRGERLGIVGESGSGKSLTGRALLGLLPPEANWSAQALRFEGQDLLAMRPKERRRLCGTRMSMILQDPKFSLNPVMTVAQQMRETFVRQGVKESRRALRERIVAALEAVHIRDPQRVADAYPHELSGGMGQRVMIAMMVSAGPRLLIADEPTSALDVLVSMQVLAVLDEMIERHDTGLVFISHDLPLVMSFCDRVAVMYGGRVVETCAARDLVHATHPYTRGLLEANPPLDNPPDELPTLRRDPAWLDERTTR, from the coding sequence ATGTCGACGCCGCTCGCGCAGATCGAAGGTCTGGAAGTATCGTTCGCCGGCCACGACGGCACGCTCATGCCGGCAGTGCGCGGCGTGTCGCTGACGGTGCGGCGCGGCGAACGGCTCGGCATCGTCGGCGAATCGGGATCGGGCAAATCGCTCACGGGGCGCGCGCTGCTCGGACTGCTGCCGCCCGAGGCGAACTGGTCGGCGCAGGCGTTGCGCTTCGAAGGACAGGACCTGCTCGCGATGCGCCCGAAGGAGCGCCGGCGCCTGTGCGGCACGCGCATGAGCATGATCCTGCAGGACCCGAAATTCTCGCTCAACCCGGTGATGACGGTCGCACAGCAGATGCGCGAAACCTTCGTGCGGCAGGGCGTGAAAGAGAGCAGGCGGGCGCTGCGCGAGCGCATCGTCGCGGCGCTGGAAGCGGTGCATATCCGCGATCCGCAGCGCGTCGCGGATGCGTATCCGCACGAGCTGTCCGGTGGCATGGGCCAGCGCGTGATGATCGCGATGATGGTCTCCGCTGGCCCGCGCCTCCTGATCGCCGACGAACCCACGAGCGCGCTCGACGTCCTCGTGTCGATGCAGGTGCTCGCCGTGCTCGACGAGATGATCGAGCGCCACGACACCGGGCTCGTCTTCATCAGCCACGATCTGCCGCTCGTGATGTCGTTCTGCGACCGCGTCGCGGTGATGTACGGCGGGCGCGTCGTGGAGACGTGCGCCGCGCGCGATCTCGTTCACGCGACGCATCCCTACACGCGCGGCCTGCTCGAAGCGAATCCGCCGCTCGACAATCCGCCCGACGAATTGCCGACGCTGCGCCGCGATCCGGCATGGCTCGATGAAAGGACCACGCGATGA
- a CDS encoding aspartate/glutamate racemase family protein, whose amino-acid sequence MRIKLINPNTTQRMTDSMGRCAREVAAPGTEIVAVSPTMGPASIEGYYDEAIASLGLLAEIEAGEKQGFDGYVIACFGDPALYAARELARGPVIGIAEAAMHAASVIAPGFSVVTTLQRTVGMAWHLAERYGMTRFCKNVRATDVPVLELDVPGSPARQTIIDECRRALDEDGSDAIVLGCAGMAEFCREVEDAIGAPVVEGVTAAVKWTEALVALKLHTAKRGDYARPLAKRYDGVLSDFSPR is encoded by the coding sequence ATGCGTATCAAACTGATCAACCCGAACACGACGCAGCGCATGACCGATTCGATGGGCCGCTGCGCCCGCGAGGTCGCCGCGCCCGGCACGGAGATCGTCGCCGTGAGCCCGACGATGGGCCCGGCGTCCATTGAAGGCTATTACGACGAAGCGATCGCGTCGCTCGGGCTGCTGGCCGAAATCGAAGCCGGCGAAAAGCAGGGTTTCGACGGTTACGTGATCGCCTGCTTCGGTGATCCGGCCCTTTACGCGGCGCGCGAGCTGGCGCGCGGCCCGGTGATCGGCATCGCGGAGGCGGCGATGCATGCGGCGAGTGTCATCGCGCCGGGATTTTCGGTCGTGACCACGCTGCAGCGCACGGTCGGCATGGCCTGGCATCTGGCAGAGCGCTACGGCATGACGCGTTTCTGCAAGAACGTCCGTGCGACCGACGTTCCCGTGCTGGAGCTCGACGTGCCGGGCTCGCCCGCGCGTCAGACGATCATCGACGAATGCCGGCGCGCGCTCGATGAGGACGGCTCGGACGCCATCGTGCTCGGCTGCGCGGGCATGGCGGAGTTTTGCCGCGAGGTGGAGGACGCGATCGGCGCGCCGGTGGTGGAGGGCGTGACGGCGGCGGTGAAATGGACGGAGGCGCTCGTCGCGCTGAAGCTTCACACGGCGAAACGTGGCGACTATGCGCGGCCGCTGGCGAAACGGTACGACGGCGTGCTGTCGGATTTCAGCCCGCGCTGA
- a CDS encoding NCS1 family nucleobase:cation symporter-1 produces the protein MAQFSASGNSALPQYEEQTADHDPNLPAGYSDRLYNEDLAPLKNQTWGAYNIFAFWMSDVHSVGGYVFAGSLFALGLTSWQVLVSLLIGIGLVNVLCNMIAKPSQVAGVPYPVACRATFGVLGANIPAVIRGLIAVAWYGIQTYLASSALVIVVLKFVPSLMPYADVHKYGFVGLSALGWAGFMLLWVLQAVVFWRGMEMIKKFIDFAGPAVYVVMFILAGYMVWRAGIGNIGLNLGGVKYHGMEVIPVMITAISLVVSYFSGPMLNFGDFSRYGKSFRSVKRGNFWGLPVNFLAFSLVTVITTAATLPVFGQLITDPVETVGRIDHPSAVILGALTFTIATIGINIVANFVSPAFDFSNVAPKLISWRMGGMMAAVASIFITPWNLFNNPAVIHYTLDILGSFIGPLYGVLILDFYLVKRGKLVVDDLYTVSEEGKYWYTKGVNRRAVMALLPAAVIATLCVVVPSLEGAANFSWFIGAGLGAVFYYFLAARNREV, from the coding sequence ATGGCCCAGTTCAGTGCATCCGGCAATTCAGCCTTGCCGCAATACGAAGAGCAGACAGCGGACCACGATCCGAATCTGCCCGCCGGTTACAGCGACCGCCTTTACAACGAGGATCTCGCCCCCCTCAAGAACCAGACCTGGGGCGCGTACAACATCTTCGCCTTCTGGATGTCGGACGTGCACAGCGTCGGCGGATACGTGTTCGCGGGCAGCCTGTTTGCACTCGGTCTGACGAGTTGGCAAGTGCTGGTGTCGTTGTTGATCGGCATCGGTCTGGTGAACGTGCTGTGCAACATGATCGCGAAGCCGAGCCAGGTCGCGGGCGTGCCGTATCCCGTCGCGTGCCGCGCCACCTTCGGCGTGCTCGGCGCGAACATTCCCGCCGTGATTCGCGGGCTCATCGCGGTTGCGTGGTACGGCATTCAGACGTATCTGGCGTCGAGCGCGCTCGTCATCGTCGTGCTGAAGTTCGTGCCGTCGCTGATGCCGTATGCCGACGTGCACAAGTACGGCTTCGTCGGCCTCTCGGCGCTCGGCTGGGCGGGCTTCATGCTGCTCTGGGTGTTGCAGGCCGTCGTGTTCTGGCGCGGTATGGAAATGATCAAGAAGTTCATCGACTTCGCCGGTCCCGCCGTGTATGTCGTGATGTTCATTCTCGCCGGCTATATGGTGTGGCGCGCGGGCATCGGCAACATCGGCCTGAATCTGGGCGGCGTGAAGTATCACGGCATGGAAGTGATTCCCGTGATGATCACCGCGATCTCGCTCGTCGTGTCGTACTTCTCCGGCCCGATGCTGAACTTCGGCGACTTCTCCCGCTATGGCAAGAGCTTTCGCAGCGTGAAGCGCGGCAACTTCTGGGGCCTGCCGGTCAACTTCCTGGCCTTCTCGCTGGTGACCGTCATCACGACCGCCGCGACGCTGCCGGTGTTCGGTCAGCTGATCACCGATCCGGTCGAAACCGTGGGCCGCATCGATCATCCGTCCGCCGTGATTCTCGGCGCGCTGACCTTCACGATCGCGACCATCGGCATCAACATCGTGGCGAACTTCGTGTCGCCGGCCTTCGACTTCTCGAACGTCGCGCCGAAGCTCATCAGCTGGCGCATGGGCGGCATGATGGCGGCGGTCGCGTCGATCTTCATCACGCCGTGGAACCTGTTCAACAACCCGGCCGTGATCCACTACACGCTCGATATTCTCGGCAGCTTCATCGGACCGTTGTATGGCGTGCTGATCCTCGACTTCTATCTCGTGAAGCGCGGCAAGCTGGTGGTCGACGATCTCTACACGGTGTCCGAGGAAGGCAAGTACTGGTACACGAAGGGCGTGAACCGCCGCGCGGTGATGGCGCTCCTGCCGGCCGCCGTGATCGCGACGCTCTGCGTGGTGGTGCCGTCGCTGGAAGGCGCCGCGAACTTCTCGTGGTTCATCGGTGCGGGCCTGGGCGCGGTGTTCTATTACTTCCTCGCCGCGCGCAATCGCGAAGTCTGA